The following is a genomic window from Candidatus Zixiibacteriota bacterium.
TTGTCGAACTTGAGTTCCATTGCCTTGGGTGTGATCTTAAAACCCACCTGCGCCACGTTGACACCAAAAGCCACCATCACCACCAGGGCGAATACGGGGCCGAGGATCACGAAGAACTTGAGCAGGTTGTCGCCGAATATCTTTACGAAGGTGGGATCGGCCACGGCGATCTGCGGAGCGTTGGCCATGGTGTATCTCATGAGCTGCATCGTCTGCTCGGCGAGATACGGACCCATCATCCACAGCGACAGAAAGCCAAGCACGAGAATTGCGGCGGAGTTGAGTTCCATCGACTTGGCAACTTTACCTTCCTCGCGTGCCTTGGTTCGCCGCCTGCCGGTCGGCTTTTCGGTTCTTTCTTGAAAACCCTGTTCAGCCATTTGCGCTTATGCTCCTCCCAGAGAGTAGAGCAACATCCTCAATTCGTTATCGAAGTAGCCGACCGCCTTCTCGATTACATAGGCAAACAACGGCAGCGACATCGCCATGACCGTAAGTCCGACCCCGATTTTGATGGGGAAACCGACGAAGAAGACGTTCATCGTCGGCATGGTCTTGGCGATAGTGCCCAGCGCCACGTCGGTGAGAAAGAGCGTGATCATAACCGGGGAGGCTACTTTGAGGGCTATCACGAAGATGTAGGCCGAGTACCTGATGATCAGTTCGCCGGTAGAGCCGTAGTCGCTCACGCCGCCGGGCGGGATCACCTGGTAGCTGTCTACAAACGCATTTATGATTACGTGATGTCCGTTAATGCTCAGGAAAAACAGAATGGCCAGCACATACAGAAACCGGCCGATAATCGAAACCTGGTTCGACATGTTGTTGTCGAAAACGGTGGCGAACATGAAACCGATCTGGTAGCCAATTATCGAACCGGCCGTGAGAACGCCGATGAAGATCAGGCGATAAAACAGGCCGATAACGAATCCGATCAGAAGTTCGTTGAAGGCCAGGCCGGCCAGTTGCCACAGTGAAGTAACCTGTTCGAAGGAATCGATGTTCGGCAGGGTCGGCAACAGCACCATCGACAAAAGCAAAACCAATCCCACGCGGATAAGCATGGGGATGCCTTTGTCACCCAATACCGGCGCCATGATGAGCAGACCCGATGTTCTGAGAATGATGAGAAGCAGGACGATTAGCTTATCAGCACCGAAATTTATGAAGTCGAACAAGGCTAAAATCCTTACAATACGGGTTAATCGCTTATTGCTATCACAAAACCTGTGCCAGACTGAAACAGTTTAATGCGGCGCTTTAAGCTGTTGAATTGTAGGGGGTTAGCTTTTGCTATTATTATGTGTCGTTATTGCCGGGAGATTATTGCGGAAAATATTACCAGCGATGTTGGAAAAAAGTTCAAGCGGTCTATTTTGGGCGAATTTTGTCATCCGGCCAGCGTTGGAATAAGCTCGAACATATGACGGGTGAAATCGGTAGCCATATTGATCATCCATGGCAGAAAAATCAGCAGAGCCAGAGCGACCGCGAGGATCTTGGGTACGAAAGTGAGTGTCATTTCCTGGATCTGGGTGATGGCCTGAAAGATGGAAATGGCCAGACCTACGATCAGCGCGAACAACAGAAGTGGTCCGGAGATCATAACTGTCAGTGTCAGCGCTTCGCGTCCTATCGCAACAACCATTTGGGGTGTCATTTTATCATACCTCTTTACATGTGAAACGACTCGACCAGCGATTTCGTCAGCAGGTACCATCCATCGACAAGCACGAACAATAGAATCTTGAATGGCAGCGAGACGATAATCGGCGGAAGCATCATCATACCCATAGACATCAGAACCGATGCCACGACCATGTCAATTACCAAAAACGGGACAAACAGCACGAAGGCTATTTGAAATGCCGTACGGAGTTCGGAGATCACAAATCCGGGCACGAGCACGTGGATGGGCAGGTCTTCCGGTTTTTCCGGGGTTTCGATTTTAGCTATATCGACGAAGAGGGCGAGGTCTTTCTCACGCGTCTGTGACAGCATGAACGTTTTGAATGGTGCCACCGCTTTATCCCACGCCTCTTCCTTGGTTATCTGTTGATCCAGGTAAGGCTTGATGCCTTCGTTATAGGCCTGGTTGACCACCGGCGACATCACAAAGAAAGTCAGGATCAGCGCCAGCGCGACCAGAAGCTGGTTGGGCGGCATTTGTTGAATACCCATAGCCTGACGCAGAAATGACAATACCACGGTGAAGCGGATGAATGATGTCACCATGATGAGAATCGACGGCGCCAGCGCGAGTACCGTCATGAGGATAACGATCTGGAGCGTAGTGCTGAGTTCGCCGGAGTCGGCGGCCTCGCCAACTTCGACCGAGATCTTGGGGATCGTTTGAGAATACGCTTCTGCCGAGAGCAGAAGGAGCATTCCCGCCGCGAGCGTGACTTTCTTAACGATGTTTTTCATGTCCTATATCTCTGGTTACCCCGCAACTTCCAATGTCACTGGGGGGATATACATCCGGTTGATTCCGCCTGAGGGCGGAACCGTTTTTTAAACGGTTGTTTCCTGAGTTTCCAGGGCGGTCTTCCCCGCTCTTCTGAAACCGA
Proteins encoded in this region:
- the fliP gene encoding flagellar type III secretion system pore protein FliP (The bacterial flagellar biogenesis protein FliP forms a type III secretion system (T3SS)-type pore required for flagellar assembly.); its protein translation is MKNIVKKVTLAAGMLLLLSAEAYSQTIPKISVEVGEAADSGELSTTLQIVILMTVLALAPSILIMVTSFIRFTVVLSFLRQAMGIQQMPPNQLLVALALILTFFVMSPVVNQAYNEGIKPYLDQQITKEEAWDKAVAPFKTFMLSQTREKDLALFVDIAKIETPEKPEDLPIHVLVPGFVISELRTAFQIAFVLFVPFLVIDMVVASVLMSMGMMMLPPIIVSLPFKILLFVLVDGWYLLTKSLVESFHM
- the fliR gene encoding flagellar biosynthetic protein FliR, whose protein sequence is MFDFINFGADKLIVLLLIILRTSGLLIMAPVLGDKGIPMLIRVGLVLLLSMVLLPTLPNIDSFEQVTSLWQLAGLAFNELLIGFVIGLFYRLIFIGVLTAGSIIGYQIGFMFATVFDNNMSNQVSIIGRFLYVLAILFFLSINGHHVIINAFVDSYQVIPPGGVSDYGSTGELIIRYSAYIFVIALKVASPVMITLFLTDVALGTIAKTMPTMNVFFVGFPIKIGVGLTVMAMSLPLFAYVIEKAVGYFDNELRMLLYSLGGA
- the fliQ gene encoding flagellar biosynthesis protein FliQ, translated to MTPQMVVAIGREALTLTVMISGPLLLFALIVGLAISIFQAITQIQEMTLTFVPKILAVALALLIFLPWMINMATDFTRHMFELIPTLAG